The Triticum urartu cultivar G1812 chromosome 5, Tu2.1, whole genome shotgun sequence genome contains the following window.
GTGAGGTCAAGGGACTGTGGGCAGCCCGCGTTCCGCTAAAGATTAAAGTCTTCCTTTGGCAGCTGCTCCGAGACCGGCTTCCCACGTCCATCAATATAGCAAAAAGGAACGGCCCAGCCACGGGTCCCTGTGCATTATGTGGGGATCCAGAGAATGCGACCCATGTTTTCTTTCGATGCCCACTCGCACGGTTTGCTTGGAGCGCAATGCGTGAGGCGGCCGGGGTCATTTGGGACCCTCGATCCTCCTCAGACCTTTTGGACTTGCTTGATTTGGTTCAGGGTCAGCCCAAACGGGTGCTTTGGGCGTGTGCTGGGGCGATGCTTTGGTCCTTATGGCTCACTTGTAATAAATTTACCATCGAAGGCAGTTTCCCGTCGCATCCGGCTAACATTATATGCAAATGCTCTATTCACCTGCAACAGTGGAGTCCGTTGGCGAAGCAGAAGGACTCTGACATCTTCAAGCACGCACAAGAATGCCTCCGTCAAGTCTACATGGCGGCTAGGGAGGCCCACCTGAGGGTGGGTGTGATTCTTTTGTCTCGCGAGCCTGCGTGCTCATCTTCACGCCATGGCCTTGTAATTTGCTCGCTTTCCGGCTTTGAACCCTCCCAGTTACTAGCTTTCGCGAATGCCGTGGGCTTTTGGTGATGCCCATGTAATGACTTATGGTCGTAACTCTGCCTGTTCCGTTGtgggctttattaatttaaaaTTGGACGCTTCTACCGTCTTCattctaaaaataaaataaaaaatagacGTCTAAAAACATATTGTTATATATTTGGTGGCCCACCTCCCGCAACAAAATTCCTCCAAACTAACCGGCCAACGCTAACTACTCCCTGATCTGCAGATGCAATGCCAAATAGGAGCACATCTCACGGAACCTACCCTTCCTTTTCTTTGTTCATGGAAATTATTCCCATAAATAATCTCACCCCGTACCAAACGTGGGACTGGGACTAACATGCCACTTCCCAAGCTAATCCCTCAGCCAACTCCCTCTCATAAATTCCTAATCCCTTTCCCTTAAACTACCAAACACGCTGTTAAGGTTTAAAATAGACGAGGATCAGAAAGTTCGATGTGCTAATTTATGGGATTACACTTCAGGGTTCAATTTAGCTTTTGTCTACAAGTTTAAAATTTGTTTTGGACTTTTTCTGATACCATTGGATAGAAAATATTTGTTTTCGCTCACAAAAATTTATCATCACCTGAATTACTCATTCCGATCACACAATAATAGTGATGATTCAATCCACTAAATAGAATGCTTCTTTGGCTGTGAGCCTGGGAAAACATATTGCCATCACCAAAAACATATCTTAGAATCTCGCAAAAAAACATATCTTAGAAAGAACTCCATCATGCATGCATGACTAATTAACATACCAGATTTGGTTGTTATAATTACAAAAATTGTTCCCAAAAATTGAGCTATTCATTTCTGCATACCAGACGTGATTCTTGGAAGCATTTGTTTGCAAACAGTAATTGACAGAAACTAACTGCCATCAAGCCCATCCCAGGCCCATACACGCATAGGAGGTTACGAGGAAGCAGTCAATTAACCGCATACAGCTAAAAAAAAAGAGTCAATTAACCGCACAATCCAGCAAATCAGGGGCGGGGATTTACTGGCAGATCGGACGAGGCACGTGCTTTTGATCCAATGGCCATAAGAAGAAGCAAAAGATTAGAAGCTACGTGAAGCCATGCATGCAGTTCAAAACTGGAAACATTAAACCTACGTGAAGAGATCCTTGGAAATCTGGTCTATGAAAGTATGGTAAGTATTGAGAGAGAGGGCAGAGATGGAGCAAGATTAGGACGAATTAAGCCGTGATCTCGACCACATTAAACCCCGGCCAGCCTGTGATCTCGCACAATCTTCAAATTTGGCAAAGTGAACTTGATCATCTCCGCATTCAATCCCGACCTTCTATAACTAGCACCCGCAGATCGCATCCAAGAACTCAACTCTCGTGTGCAAAAACCACCAATGGAGCACAGCTCTGGCACCACGTCCATGGAGCTGGTGCAAGTGGAGAATgtggagggggaggaggaggtgcaGCCGGCCAATGGGGAGCCGTCGGCGCCGGCCCTGGAGCTAAACCTCCTCAGCGCCCTCGGCGTTGATGCGAAGGGaaaggccaagtcgagcgaggcggcggggccgTCCGTGGAGCagaaggcggcggcggccacAGGCGGCGAGAAGCGCCGCATGTTCAAGTGCAACTACTGCCAGCGCAAGTTCTACACCTCGCAGGCGCTGGGCGGCCACCAGAACGCGCACAAGCGCGAGCGCTCCATCGCCAAGCGCGTCGccgcggggcggggcggcggccctggCGCCCTGTACGGCGCGGCCGACCCCCTCGTGCCGCACCACCTCCGCTACCCCAGCGTCTGGCCCTATTCCGCCCCCGGCAGGCTGTTCCTCGGCCGGGGCTCCGCCGCTGCGCCGTTCTACGGAATGCACATGCACCACCACGGATGGGGCGCGGCGGCCCTGCCGTCCCTGGCCGGGCTCGCGCGTCACGCCGCCGCCAACCGCCCGATGCACCCACCGGAAGTCCCTGACGCGGCGCCGGCGATGCCCGCGCCGATCCGGTGGGCTGGTGGCAGCTCCGGCGGCAGCGGCAGTGGCCACGGCGGCGATCAGAACGGTAATGAAGTGAAGCAAGAGGAGATCGCCGGCAAGATAGACTTGACTCTCAAGCTCTAGCTATCTCCGTAGGGTCTGATCATTTCATTACTCCCGTCCCGTTAGAGCCTTAAGACTCGATCTTGTTGTTGACAATGGTCATTGCTAGTATCAGACATCTAATTAGTTGTTGATGTGAGAAGTTCACTCCGTTCTTTCTTAATTGTGTCAACCCCAAGAGAAGAGATACTAGCTAGAAGTATAAGAGATTTACCATATTATGAGAAAAAAACCATATCTATCTATTTATAGTTTTGTACACGGGAACAAAAAATCCCGTGTTTTGTCTTCCCTAGCTATGTTGTTCCATTCCTCCATTTCTTGATTGTACGTTAAGAGAAGAGATTGCAGCAGCTCTTTCTTTTGCGCAGTTAAATGCAGTGTACTGGATACTTAAATTGTTCTACCTGAGCTAGTTGTGCCCTTGTGAGCCGAATTGCTTAGTACTATCTGGCATGGCCGATATAAAAATAACCCTGAACCAGTTAATATCCGTTCACTTGAGAAAATCAGAGTAAACAGAACGGCCTTATAGCTCGGTATCACCGTCGCCTATTTGCAATCTGAAAGGTGATCTGAGTTAAAGTTAtattctactccctccattccataatataagatgttattaCATCCAATATATGAGTATGCAAGACACTATTAGTGATATATCTACACCATACAAAAAAAATGGTTGTTATTTGCTTATCAGTGGAAATTTTGTAACATCGTCTGTTTATTCTTCATTGTGTGATATGCTGTTCATTGGTGCAGTTCTCTAGTTTTTTTGCTCTTCAGCCAAATAAGAACCATGTGGTATCTCTTTATTTCCAGTTATAACCATGTTTTTACTTTGCAAATAAGATTGTGGATTTGGTGTGGGAGATTTGTTTGATTCGTTTGAACTTGAAAACCCTATGGACTTGATGTATTGCTAACcatgtttttctttctttctgtaGAGCTTTGTAGATATGTATATACATGCATTTTGTGTACCTATTGTGTCTGAAAATAAAACGTGACTTTACTTTCTGCATGTATATTAATGGATCTGCTCCTTGCTCTATCAGGACGTACTGTAGATAGTTTGTTTGAATCACTGCTGTTGTTGCTTCCTCTGTTGGGGGAGGGAATTGAGATTCTACATCTGCCTACCTCCACCTCTAGTTCCATCAAGATTGTACCGCGGCTCACCAAATAAGATCTCGTCTTTGTCAAGTTGTTTACTTGCTGTATCTCCCTTTCAGACAATTAACTGATGACATATACCTGAACATCATGCGTGCAGATTTACGTCCAACGCCAAAGACAGCGCTTCACTGCATGCCAACGCTTCCACTGAGGGTTTGAGGCATGGCGAGTCAGATAGGACCTGCAAATCGTCGCCTTGATACCGGCCTTGTGGATCCGGCACCAGAACAGACCATACCGATCGAGCCATCAAGACGAGCACGAGTCTCCTGAACGCGGCGAGCATGGCGCGATCTGTCTGTCCCAGTCCTGACAAGTAATCGTCGCAACGGCCTTCGGACTATTGGTGATGCGGTTCTCTAGTTTTTTTAGTGAATGTGCTACGCACCCGGTCTCGAGTTCCGGGCAAAAGTCTAAGTCTGACATGTGTTGTTTATGTAGAGGTCAAATGTCTGTTCATTGTGCTAGTATCCTTTTGATACTCCATTTTGTCAAAAAATGTGCATCGGTGATCTACCGGTCCGTTTTGACTTTACAAAAGCTCGGCCCTCTCCTCTGCTCCATGGGCGAGGCATGGCTAGAAGGAACGACCGGGACGTCCAGCACAGGGCAGGACAGGAGCTCCTGGAAGGCACTATGGAGCGTCCAAGTACCGGGCAAAATACAGATGTTTCTTTGAAGACTCGCGAGACACTCATTGCCAACCGAAGATGTTAGGGAACATCGAAACATGTCAACTACCAGTTCATGTGGACAGTGTGGTAGCCCGGACTCGTCAAGGCACTATGGATTGTACTATGTCTCGCTGTATTTGGGCTCTAGTAGATGGAAAACTGGCAGACCAGCTACGAGCGTCATCAGAACCAGCAGCAAGGCCATGGCTCTTCTCGATGATTCAGGCCTTATCGCACGATGCTTTTCTGAAGCTAGCAATTAGAGTAAttgacaaaaaactaccacatttCACGTAAGCGTCCCATAGAACTACCACATTTTGAAAACTGACCAAAAACTCCAGTTTAGCGCTGATTTCGTGACAAAAAACTATCACATCGCGTTGATGACCGTTTGAAGCGTTTTAAACGACTTTCTGACAGACCCAGCCCACCGGTCAGGACGGCGGCCACGCTAACGGCTAACGGCGCTCGCCTGCCGCCCGTTAGCCGCGCGTGTCGGTCGGGCCAGGCCTAACCTGGCCGACCGGCTCGCTCCTCGTCCTCACCACCTCACTCTCCGTAGACCTCACTGTCCTAACCCTAGCCATCTTCATTCATGGTGGCGGCGGATCCAAACTCCGGCGCCGAATCGCTTGGAGGAGCGCCCCCCGACGTGGTTGGCGGCGGGGATGCCGTCTTCGTTGAGATTGATAACTGGCTAGGCAGCAGTAGCTTTGCGGTCGAAAACCAATCCCAGCCTCAACCTGAGTCGTCCTAGATGATTGTGAAGAGGCGCAGCGTTGAAGAGAAAAGGCGTGTAGCAGCGTTGAAGAGAAGAGGCGCAGCTCGAGGCCGGCGCAAGCTTCCTTGTCCTGCTGGCGGCGCGAGGTATGGCAACTGATCTGTAATTGTTTTTCTGAAATGATTTGTTTTGTTAGGAATCACCATATATAGGATAGTTGCACAGTTAGATTTACATTAGAAACATGTTTGAGCACAACAGGAATTGAAATCTGCTGGGAACATGAACAATTTGTTTTGTTGTGACTGAATCCAAAATGTCAAAAACTAGAAAATTTGAACTGTCAGACACTAAATATTGTGCAGAACATTTAATTATAAATTTTCCAATTTGTGGTGCAGTATTGATGACCCCAAGTGGGAAATTTGGTTCCATTTCTTAGCCAGAGAATCTGTGGTTAGAGGAATTTACCAGTCAGACATATCATTTTTGACTATGGTTTCTCTCATTCGGAGTGAGGGCTATGGAGCTGATGATTATATGTAGTATGTTGTCGATGAGGAGAAAGGAATAGAAGGTATGGAGCATCTTGGTTCTGAACATGATGTGCAGCAGATGTTGATTCACTTTGAGAAGGAAAAGAGTGTGAACATACGAGTTGTCAGAGCAGATGAGCCATGTAATGCAGATGAAAATAGAGATAGTTATTTTGCTGAACATTGCATTAACACTCAACAAAGTTGCACAAAGTTGGTGGATGCAATCAGTGACAGAAAGGATGAGCTTAAGCAAAGTTGTCTGCAGATGGAAACTGACTTTAACCATTTTGAAGGTGACACTGATGTGTCTGAATTTCTTTCTGATGATGCGCAGTCAGTTTCAGATGACAACAATGTGCAATTACATCCAGGTTCCCCCTCTGAAGAAGAAGCTGCACAAGTAGATACATCAGTGGTCCAGAAACTTAAGCCAGTCATAAACCCTAGTCCAACCATTAGATCCCACCAAGAGGTTCAGAAAGAGGTAAAACCAGACCGGTTTCCTGAAGCAGATGAATTTTGTTTTCCTAGTGATGTTGGCATtagtgatgaagaagaagagtcTGAAGGAGCTTTCAAACTAGCAAGTGGCAGGAAGAGAGTGTTGAAGAAGTCAAAGGACAGGGTATGGTTCAATGAGAAGCTTCCAGATCCACATGAACAGTTTTGTAAGGGATTGTGCTTCACCACTGTTTATGAGTTCAGAGATGCACTTAGGGATTTTCACATCAGGACTCTAAGGAATTTCCAGTATCACAGAAATGCCCCTGATAGGATTATTGTTTGGTGCTCAGAGAGAGCCCATGGATGTGATTTTCATATCAGTGCATCTAAGATAGCTCATGAAAAAACTTTCTGCATTAAGAAGTGTGATATGCTGCATACTTGTGGAGCATGTGCAGAGACCACAAAGGTTACTATAAAGTGGTTGTCCAAATCAGTACAACCAGCATTGAGAGAAGACATTAGATCTCCTGTGGATGCATTAATAAAGAAGACTAAGACTAAATTCTCAGTTGATGTTTCAAGAAGTATTGCCTATAGGGCCAGGAGGAAGGCTGTTGGTGTGGTGTAGGGTGACCACAAGCAGCAGTACTTGAGGCTGAGGGATTATCTTCAAGCTGTTCTTGATACAAACCCTAGGAGCAGGTGTATTGTAACAACATTTGTTGACCCAGAAAACCCTACACCCACTCCTAGATTCAAGTACATGTTCTACTGTTTGGCAACTTCAAAGGAAGGGTTTCTTAATGGTTGTAGACCATTTATAGGTAAATATTTCCTAATTGTGTTGTACATATTTGTGTGTCAATTTTCTTCTGTAGCTAATGTGTGACTCCATCCAGGGCTTGATGGATATTTCATCAAGTTAACCACTGGACAACAAATTCTTGCTGCCACAGGAAGGGATAGCAACAACAACATCTACTCTATAGCTTTTGGTGTGGTTGACAAGGAAGATGGAGACAGTTGGACTTGGGTTTTAACTCAGTTGAGATGCTGCATTGGTAGTGGCAACAAATTTGGAACATACACAATAATATCTGACAGGCAAAAGGTTAGAAactaaatcattgaccatagttGGTATAGTAATTCACTGAATTATGTGAGTGTGTTCATATGTAGATCTATTTTCTGAATGTACATGGTTTACTTAAGGCAATAAATGAAGTGTTCCCTGATTCACCTCAAAGATTCTGTCTTAGGCACATATATGCCAACTTCCAATCAGCTGGTTACAGAAGCAAAGGACTAAAGAAGTGTGTTGACAAGGCTAGCTACTCTTATACTAGACATGGGCATGAATTAGGGATGGCAGAGCTGAAAGCACAGTGTGAGGATGCTTGGAAATGGCTAAAAAATATAGAAGTCTCTACTTGGGCTAGGTATGCTATGGACCATACTTGCAAAACAGATCTAGTTGTGAACAATCTTAGTGAAGTCTTCAACAAGATGATACTTGATGTAAGATCCAAACCAATAAGGACAATGTTTGAAGGGATCAGGACAAAGCAGATGATCAAGAGGCATCAGACTAGGGAGAAGTTACAGACTTGCAGGTGGACAATCACACCAAATTACTCAGAGATTCTAGAGGAGAATAAAAAATATGCCAAGTACTGCCAGGCTGACAGAGCTGGTGAAACAATTTGGCAACTAACAAGAAAAGAAAAGCAATATTGTGTGGACATGACAACCTGCACATGTGACTAAAAGAGATGGAACATGATAGGTGTACCTTGCAGTCATGGCATATCTGCAATGACAAAACAAAAGCTGCATCCTGAGGACTATGTGTCTGAATTCTTCAAGAAGCCATTGTACATGGAGACATACAAAGCAATTATTTACCCTGTCCCTGGTCCAGATTGCTGGCCTGATACAAACACTCAAGACATTCATCCTCTTGTGTTTAAAGAAAAGGCAGGCAAAAAGCAGACAACAAGGAGGAAGGGAGAGTTTGAGGTTCCAGCTCCAAGAGACACAAGTAGGATGGGCACTATCACATGTGGAAACTGTGGTTTGGAAGGACACAGGTATACAACATGCAACAAGACTCTGAAGCCTAGTCTTCAGATGAGGAAAAACAAACACCAGGTAATTATCAAGCTTGGAAAAAATCTCAGACATTTCTGAATGAGTACACTTTTAGAAATAAAAGTTATGTTTGACATGCAGGAAAACAGGGCAGTTTACTCTCATATACTTGCTGCAAGAACCACATCAGTCCCTGTTGCAAGAGGTAGAAGAGGAGCACAAGCTTCATGTAGGCCTGCTACATCTCAACCAGGTCCTTCTACTTCTGCACCAGACCCTACACCAAGA
Protein-coding sequences here:
- the LOC125507283 gene encoding zinc finger protein 6-like, with the protein product MEHSSGTTSMELVQVENVEGEEEVQPANGEPSAPALELNLLSALGVDAKGKAKSSEAAGPSVEQKAAAATGGEKRRMFKCNYCQRKFYTSQALGGHQNAHKRERSIAKRVAAGRGGGPGALYGAADPLVPHHLRYPSVWPYSAPGRLFLGRGSAAAPFYGMHMHHHGWGAAALPSLAGLARHAAANRPMHPPEVPDAAPAMPAPIRWAGGSSGGSGSGHGGDQNGNEVKQEEIAGKIDLTLKL